A single region of the Stenotrophomonas sp. Marseille-Q4652 genome encodes:
- a CDS encoding copper resistance protein B: protein MSRSNRHSLAIGLTSVLVLATGCAPAWAQETDHAAHHPAAKPAASPSSPRPADSHAGHLPTSPDKSSDDHGTMNHGNMRHGAANPADSEHTGMDHSTMDHSTMDHSTMDHSTMDHSTMDHSGMDHSGMDHSGMDHSGMDHSGMDHASMGHQPGVSEDLPPTAEPREPIPVVTPTDRAAAFPDLDEHLMHGESINSYWALDRLEAWDADEDGTGMAWEAQGWVGSDLNRLWLRSEGERAGGSTESADVEVLYGRAIARWWDAVAGVRHDFAFGGGPSRTYAALGVIGLAPYKFEVSATAYLGESGQLGVGAEAEYEMLFTNRLIGQWLVEGEAWSKDDPAVGIGSGLSKVEAGFRLRYEFHRQFAPYVGVVWERAYGGTADLRRAASGDVDDTRIVAGVRIWF, encoded by the coding sequence ATGAGCCGTTCCAATCGTCACTCCCTAGCCATCGGCCTGACGTCCGTACTCGTTCTTGCAACTGGTTGCGCCCCGGCGTGGGCGCAGGAGACGGACCACGCCGCACACCATCCGGCAGCCAAGCCGGCTGCGTCACCATCGTCGCCAAGGCCCGCGGATTCGCACGCCGGCCATCTACCGACTTCACCGGACAAGAGTTCCGACGATCACGGGACGATGAACCACGGGAACATGCGGCACGGAGCTGCGAATCCTGCCGACAGCGAACACACCGGGATGGACCACTCCACGATGGACCACTCCACGATGGATCACTCCACGATGGATCACTCCACGATGGATCACTCCACGATGGATCACTCCGGGATGGATCACTCCGGGATGGATCACTCCGGGATGGATCACTCCGGCATGGATCACTCGGGCATGGATCACGCTTCCATGGGCCATCAACCTGGTGTCAGCGAGGACCTGCCGCCGACGGCCGAGCCGCGCGAGCCAATCCCGGTTGTCACGCCGACAGATCGGGCTGCGGCGTTCCCGGACCTCGACGAGCACCTGATGCATGGTGAATCGATCAATTCCTACTGGGCGCTTGACCGGCTAGAGGCGTGGGACGCGGACGAGGACGGCACCGGCATGGCCTGGGAAGCACAAGGCTGGGTGGGTTCCGACTTGAACCGGCTCTGGCTGCGCAGCGAGGGCGAGCGTGCAGGTGGATCCACCGAGTCGGCGGATGTGGAAGTGCTGTACGGCCGAGCGATCGCCCGATGGTGGGACGCAGTCGCCGGTGTCCGCCATGACTTCGCCTTCGGCGGCGGGCCGTCGCGCACCTATGCCGCGCTCGGTGTGATCGGTCTTGCGCCGTACAAATTCGAAGTCTCCGCGACGGCCTACCTAGGCGAGTCCGGTCAGCTCGGGGTAGGTGCGGAAGCCGAATACGAAATGCTGTTCACCAACCGGCTGATCGGCCAGTGGCTGGTCGAAGGCGAGGCCTGGAGCAAGGACGATCCGGCGGTGGGAATCGGCAGTGGGCTGAGCAAGGTCGAAGCCGGTTTCCGCTTGCGCTACGAGTTCCATCGACAGTTCGCGCCCTATGTCGGCGTGGTCTGGGAGCGTGCTTACGGCGGAACCGCAGACCTCCGTCGCGCAGCATCAGGCGATGTTGACGACACCCGGATTGTGGCGGGCGTCCGCATCTGGTTCTGA
- a CDS encoding nuclear transport factor 2 family protein — protein sequence MNVTPVALALALAFAVVSPAMAQTTQAHAHHPATAAAANVDVPAAATAAVAVVERFNTALSSEDLATVGSLLAPDVLILESGGAEHSREEYLGHHAISDAAFLKDAHRQLLRQRARTAGEFAWVGTESELHAQKDGKPLTVLSTETMVLKQTADGWRIVHIHWSSRTKR from the coding sequence ATGAACGTAACACCCGTCGCCCTCGCCCTCGCACTGGCATTTGCCGTTGTGTCGCCCGCTATGGCGCAGACAACCCAGGCGCATGCACATCACCCCGCCACTGCGGCAGCGGCGAACGTGGATGTTCCTGCCGCCGCCACGGCCGCCGTCGCCGTGGTAGAGCGGTTCAACACCGCACTGTCCAGCGAAGACCTGGCAACGGTCGGATCCCTGCTCGCTCCTGACGTCCTCATCCTCGAGTCCGGTGGTGCCGAGCACAGCCGCGAGGAATATCTGGGCCACCACGCCATCAGCGACGCGGCGTTCCTCAAGGACGCCCATCGCCAACTCCTGCGCCAGCGCGCACGAACCGCTGGTGAGTTCGCATGGGTGGGAACCGAAAGCGAGCTGCACGCCCAGAAGGACGGCAAGCCCCTGACCGTTCTGAGCACCGAGACAATGGTGCTGAAGCAGACCGCCGACGGCTGGCGGATCGTCCACATCCACTGGTCCTCGCGGACCAAGCGCTGA
- a CDS encoding DUF411 domain-containing protein, whose product MNAYGLNRLTWVVFAVAGLGACTQASTPAQSTTAQTAQVVPGTPAVTPAALPRMTVHKTPTCGCCGAWIEHMKKAGFALDVHDMDDLGPVKERLGVPYAKGSCHTTEIAGYVIEGHVPAADIKRLLEERPDARGLVLPGMPLGSPGMEVPDGRQQPYTVELVHHDGTTEPFAQH is encoded by the coding sequence ATGAATGCTTACGGATTGAACCGACTGACGTGGGTGGTTTTCGCGGTCGCCGGCCTGGGTGCTTGCACGCAGGCCAGTACGCCTGCGCAATCCACCACCGCGCAGACAGCACAGGTCGTCCCGGGAACACCCGCCGTGACTCCAGCAGCCCTGCCACGCATGACCGTCCATAAAACCCCGACCTGCGGATGTTGCGGTGCCTGGATCGAGCACATGAAGAAAGCGGGCTTCGCGCTGGACGTGCACGACATGGATGACCTGGGCCCAGTGAAGGAGCGACTGGGTGTGCCCTACGCAAAGGGGTCCTGCCACACCACCGAGATCGCCGGATACGTGATCGAAGGCCATGTTCCAGCCGCCGACATCAAGCGCCTCCTTGAGGAAAGGCCGGACGCACGGGGCCTGGTCCTGCCCGGAATGCCGCTCGGGTCGCCGGGCATGGAAGTCCCGGATGGGCGCCAGCAGCCCTACACGGTCGAACTGGTCCATCACGACGGAACCACCGAACCATTCGCGCAGCACTGA
- a CDS encoding four-helix bundle copper-binding protein, protein MKQEIHMTHHSEDHRSQAMNTCIDNCTQCHAICLETINYCLTKGGAHAAPEHIALLATCADICATSADAMLRGTSVHNVICGACAEICRQCADACDAMNDPEMTRCAEACRRCAESCSAMAA, encoded by the coding sequence ATGAAGCAGGAGATCCACATGACTCACCATTCCGAAGACCACCGGTCCCAGGCCATGAACACGTGCATCGACAACTGCACGCAATGCCATGCGATCTGCCTGGAGACCATCAACTATTGCCTGACCAAGGGAGGTGCACACGCAGCACCGGAACACATCGCCCTGCTGGCGACGTGTGCCGATATCTGTGCCACCAGCGCTGACGCGATGCTGCGCGGTACGAGCGTTCATAACGTCATTTGCGGTGCCTGCGCGGAGATCTGCCGCCAGTGCGCGGATGCATGCGATGCCATGAACGACCCCGAGATGACGCGTTGCGCTGAAGCGTGTCGTCGATGCGCGGAAAGCTGCAGCGCCATGGCAGCTTGA
- the copC gene encoding copper homeostasis periplasmic binding protein CopC — MKSSSVLRSFALVLAIAAGQFSLQVARAHAALQQSTPAANAVVASPSQIDLVFNETLIPRASRLNLLMKHGSSTMPIENVTTEIVNNGKTLRAKLPRPLAPGLYTVEYRAVGGDNHPMPGSFSFTVR, encoded by the coding sequence ATGAAGTCTTCAAGCGTTCTTCGCTCTTTCGCGCTCGTACTCGCAATCGCGGCAGGGCAGTTTTCGCTGCAGGTCGCGCGCGCCCACGCGGCGTTACAGCAGTCCACACCGGCAGCAAATGCGGTCGTGGCCTCCCCAAGCCAGATCGATCTCGTGTTCAACGAGACGCTGATTCCGCGCGCGTCGCGTCTCAACCTGCTCATGAAGCACGGCAGTTCCACTATGCCGATCGAGAACGTCACGACCGAGATCGTCAACAACGGCAAGACCCTGCGTGCCAAGTTGCCTCGTCCGTTGGCTCCAGGTCTCTACACGGTGGAATACCGCGCTGTTGGAGGTGACAACCACCCCATGCCGGGCAGCTTCAGCTTCACGGTGCGTTGA
- the copD gene encoding copper homeostasis membrane protein CopD, with product MFDLSAYALRFLEYMVLMVLFGVPLFGWYGLRRPALADALAGWPFMGILLVSAAVGLVLTGADVVFKTAGIMGMPIADVDRESLGWYLFDTSAGRAAMARGALLIAMVFVLGWHRRRGKVEAAFPFAATLAGGALASLAWNGHAAAGEGVAGAVRLFAGLVHLLAAGGWIAAVLMFLGMLLRGKGAAGNGRLRSTHDFLRGFSTLGTIFVAALIVSGIAHYGDLTAWSLSTLVQSTYGNLLLFKLALFGGMLGLGAMHRWTLVPRLERALAGGDPSQEVRALRQSVAAEAALAILILIVVSVLGTLSPA from the coding sequence ATGTTCGACCTGTCGGCCTACGCACTGAGATTCCTGGAATACATGGTTCTCATGGTTCTTTTCGGGGTTCCGCTGTTCGGCTGGTATGGTTTGCGGCGACCGGCACTCGCCGACGCCCTGGCCGGATGGCCCTTCATGGGCATTCTGTTGGTGAGTGCCGCCGTCGGGCTCGTGCTCACCGGGGCCGATGTCGTATTCAAGACCGCCGGCATCATGGGAATGCCGATTGCCGACGTTGATCGCGAATCGCTCGGCTGGTATCTGTTTGATACGTCCGCAGGCCGCGCAGCCATGGCGAGAGGCGCGCTGCTGATCGCCATGGTGTTTGTACTCGGATGGCATCGTCGTCGCGGGAAGGTGGAGGCCGCCTTCCCGTTCGCGGCGACGCTGGCGGGCGGCGCCCTCGCCTCGCTGGCATGGAACGGCCACGCCGCCGCTGGCGAGGGCGTGGCAGGCGCGGTCCGGCTCTTTGCGGGCCTCGTCCATCTTCTCGCTGCAGGCGGCTGGATCGCAGCGGTCCTGATGTTCCTGGGAATGCTCCTGCGCGGCAAGGGCGCTGCGGGCAACGGGCGTCTGCGATCAACGCATGACTTCCTGCGTGGATTCTCGACGCTTGGAACGATTTTCGTTGCTGCGCTCATTGTGTCCGGCATCGCGCATTACGGTGATCTCACCGCGTGGTCATTGTCGACGCTGGTCCAGAGCACCTACGGAAACCTGTTGCTGTTCAAACTTGCCCTGTTCGGCGGAATGCTGGGCCTGGGAGCAATGCACCGATGGACGCTGGTGCCGCGCCTTGAACGGGCGCTGGCCGGCGGAGATCCCTCGCAGGAGGTGCGAGCCTTGCGGCAGAGCGTTGCGGCCGAGGCTGCGCTGGCGATCCTGATCCTCATTGTCGTTTCAGTGCTCGGGACGCTCAGCCCCGCTTGA
- a CDS encoding DUF305 domain-containing protein, translated as MAHAVQGTDHKHAEGSGRPYLLFWINMVLGLAVMYIVMFSMIDGVRDFRNNLNMFYMALTMWAPMGIFMLATMPGMFPKKGLNMALYAIFAAVTLGSFGATRAQVLVDDRQFIDSMIPHHSGAILMCREARLRDAELLALCDDITKAQRSEIDQMESIRSRLD; from the coding sequence ATGGCACACGCTGTTCAAGGGACAGATCACAAGCACGCCGAGGGCAGCGGGCGTCCCTATCTGCTGTTCTGGATCAACATGGTGCTCGGTCTCGCGGTGATGTACATCGTCATGTTTTCGATGATCGATGGTGTCCGCGACTTCCGGAACAACCTGAACATGTTCTACATGGCACTGACCATGTGGGCTCCGATGGGGATCTTCATGCTCGCCACAATGCCTGGCATGTTCCCCAAGAAGGGCCTGAACATGGCGCTTTACGCAATCTTCGCCGCAGTGACGCTCGGCTCGTTCGGCGCCACGCGCGCGCAGGTGCTTGTAGATGACCGTCAGTTCATCGACTCGATGATCCCCCATCACTCAGGTGCGATCCTCATGTGCCGGGAAGCCAGACTGCGTGACGCCGAACTGCTCGCGCTGTGTGACGACATCACCAAAGCGCAGCGCTCCGAGATCGACCAGATGGAGAGCATCAGATCCCGTCTCGACTAG
- a CDS encoding heavy metal translocating P-type ATPase, whose protein sequence is MTFVATRPVANPPSSAVSRLSLPVEGMTCASCVGRVERALNAVPGVQAAAVNLATERADLTFFGLADPRAAVRAIESAGYTVREETTELAIEDMTCASCVGRVEKALAQIPGVLEANVNLATERARVRHLAGVVSTADLEAAVEQAGYKSRRLSVDTASAGDHDAERRESEARGLRRALTIAAVLTLPVFILEMGSHLIPAMHHWVMGVLGQQTNWYIQFALATLVLFGPGLRFFRKGVPALLRAAPDMNSLVAVGTAAAYGYSVVATFVPDVLPPGTANVYFEAAVVIVTLILLGRSLEARAKGRTSQAIKRLVGLQAKSARVERNGDTVEVPLDQVATGDVVLVRPGEKIPVDGEVVEGASYVDESMITGEPVPVSKGVGADVVGGTINKTGAFSFRVTRTGANTVLAQIIRLVEEAQGSKLPIQALVDKVTMWFVPAVMAGAALTFLVWLAFGPEPALSFALVNAVAVLIIACPCAMGLATPTSIMVGTGRAAELGVLFRKGDALQALRDVSVIALDKTGTLTKGRPELTDLVPAEGFEYNEVLAFVAAVETRSEHPIAEAIVDASKQRDITLAPVGGFEATPGFGVSAKVAGRTVAVGADRFMTQIGIDVSDFLPVAQRLGDQGKSPLYAAIDGRLAAVIAVADPIRETTPEAIKALRALGLKVAMITGDNAATAAAIARQLGIDEVAAEVLPDGKVSALKKFRTNGARVAFVGDGINDAPALAEADVGLAIGTGTDVAIEAADVVLMSGDLRGVTNAIALSRATIRNIKQNLFWAFAYNALLIPVAAGALYPVNGMLLSPIFAAAAMALSSVFVLGNALRLKRFQAPITIETRTGMPQSGAALPNPRQAIEH, encoded by the coding sequence ATGACTTTCGTCGCCACCCGACCGGTCGCCAATCCACCCAGCTCCGCCGTCTCCCGCCTGAGCCTGCCAGTCGAGGGCATGACCTGTGCCTCCTGCGTTGGCCGCGTCGAGCGGGCGCTGAACGCGGTCCCCGGAGTGCAGGCGGCCGCGGTCAATCTCGCCACCGAACGTGCCGACCTCACCTTCTTTGGCCTGGCCGATCCGCGGGCTGCGGTTCGCGCCATCGAGAGTGCCGGCTACACGGTGCGCGAAGAGACCACCGAGCTCGCGATCGAGGACATGACCTGCGCGTCGTGCGTGGGCCGGGTCGAAAAGGCGCTCGCACAGATCCCGGGCGTGCTCGAAGCCAACGTCAACCTGGCGACCGAGCGCGCGCGGGTGCGCCACCTTGCCGGGGTCGTTTCCACGGCGGACCTTGAAGCGGCGGTCGAACAGGCGGGTTACAAGTCCCGCCGCTTGTCCGTCGATACGGCAAGTGCAGGCGATCATGACGCCGAGCGTCGTGAGAGCGAGGCACGGGGGCTGCGGCGGGCTTTGACCATTGCCGCCGTCCTCACCTTGCCAGTCTTCATCCTCGAGATGGGGTCCCACCTGATTCCCGCCATGCATCATTGGGTGATGGGGGTCCTGGGTCAGCAGACGAACTGGTATATCCAGTTCGCGCTCGCCACCCTCGTGCTGTTTGGTCCGGGGCTACGCTTCTTCCGCAAGGGCGTACCAGCGTTGCTGCGCGCTGCCCCCGACATGAATTCACTGGTCGCGGTTGGCACGGCGGCCGCGTACGGCTATTCAGTCGTCGCGACCTTCGTCCCCGACGTGCTGCCCCCGGGCACCGCCAACGTCTATTTCGAGGCCGCCGTGGTCATCGTGACCCTGATCCTGCTCGGGCGCTCGCTGGAGGCGCGCGCCAAGGGGCGAACCTCACAGGCGATCAAGCGCTTGGTCGGACTCCAGGCCAAGAGCGCGCGCGTCGAGCGCAACGGCGATACGGTCGAAGTTCCGCTCGATCAGGTGGCGACCGGTGACGTCGTGCTGGTTCGTCCGGGCGAGAAGATTCCGGTGGACGGCGAGGTCGTCGAGGGCGCCTCCTATGTCGACGAGAGCATGATCACCGGCGAGCCGGTCCCCGTATCGAAGGGGGTGGGCGCCGATGTCGTCGGAGGCACGATCAACAAGACCGGCGCTTTCAGTTTCCGCGTGACGAGGACCGGCGCGAACACGGTGCTCGCGCAGATCATCCGCCTGGTCGAGGAAGCGCAGGGTTCCAAGCTGCCGATCCAGGCGCTGGTCGACAAGGTCACCATGTGGTTCGTCCCGGCAGTGATGGCCGGGGCCGCGCTGACCTTCCTTGTTTGGCTGGCCTTCGGACCGGAGCCCGCGCTGTCCTTCGCGCTCGTCAATGCGGTCGCGGTGCTCATCATCGCCTGTCCCTGTGCCATGGGGCTGGCCACGCCGACCTCGATCATGGTCGGGACGGGCCGCGCGGCCGAGCTCGGCGTTCTCTTCCGCAAGGGCGACGCCTTGCAGGCGCTGCGCGATGTGAGTGTCATCGCGCTCGACAAGACCGGCACGCTGACCAAGGGGCGCCCGGAGCTGACCGACCTGGTGCCTGCCGAAGGCTTCGAATACAACGAAGTCCTGGCGTTTGTCGCCGCGGTCGAGACCCGCTCCGAGCACCCGATCGCAGAAGCGATCGTCGACGCCTCCAAGCAGCGGGACATCACGCTCGCACCCGTCGGGGGCTTCGAGGCCACGCCGGGTTTCGGCGTGTCGGCCAAGGTCGCCGGTCGCACCGTCGCCGTCGGCGCGGACCGATTCATGACGCAGATCGGTATCGATGTGTCGGACTTCCTGCCTGTCGCCCAGCGTCTCGGCGACCAAGGCAAGAGTCCGCTCTATGCCGCGATCGACGGCCGGCTGGCGGCGGTGATCGCGGTGGCCGACCCGATCAGGGAGACCACGCCCGAGGCGATCAAGGCGTTGCGTGCGCTGGGACTCAAGGTCGCGATGATCACCGGCGACAATGCCGCGACGGCCGCGGCGATCGCCAGGCAGCTCGGCATCGATGAAGTCGCGGCCGAGGTCTTGCCCGACGGCAAGGTCTCGGCGCTGAAGAAGTTCCGGACCAATGGCGCGCGGGTCGCCTTCGTGGGCGACGGCATCAACGACGCGCCGGCGCTGGCCGAAGCGGACGTCGGGCTCGCCATCGGCACGGGAACCGATGTGGCGATCGAGGCTGCCGACGTGGTGCTGATGTCGGGCGACCTGCGCGGCGTGACGAATGCCATCGCGCTCAGCCGAGCGACGATCCGCAACATCAAGCAGAACCTGTTCTGGGCTTTTGCCTATAACGCCCTGCTGATCCCGGTCGCGGCGGGTGCGCTTTACCCGGTGAACGGCATGTTGCTTTCGCCGATCTTCGCTGCGGCCGCGATGGCCCTCTCCAGTGTCTTCGTGCTCGGCAACGCGCTGCGGCTCAAGCGCTTCCAGGCTCCCATAACGATCGAAACCCGTACGGGGATGCCCCAGAGCGGGGCGGCATTGCCCAATCCGCGCCAGGCAATCGAACATTGA
- the cueR gene encoding Cu(I)-responsive transcriptional regulator: protein MNIGEAAKFSGVSAKMIRYYEQIGLIPKAARSEAGYRHYSTPDAYSLRFIRRARDLGFSVEQIAELLVLWRDRDRASADVKAMALSHAAGLKTRIAELQAMVQTLEHLADHCHGDDRPECPILADLAEPTAAESRSQGPHRTPRFGADTPASSRNRGVR from the coding sequence ATGAATATCGGTGAAGCAGCCAAGTTTTCAGGCGTGTCGGCGAAGATGATCCGCTACTACGAACAGATCGGCTTGATCCCCAAAGCTGCGCGCTCTGAGGCCGGCTACCGACACTACAGCACGCCTGACGCTTATAGCCTTCGCTTTATCCGTCGCGCACGAGACCTTGGCTTCTCTGTCGAACAGATCGCAGAACTGCTGGTCTTGTGGCGCGACCGTGACCGCGCAAGCGCCGACGTCAAGGCGATGGCGCTTTCCCATGCCGCCGGACTGAAGACGAGAATCGCCGAGCTGCAGGCGATGGTGCAAACGCTCGAGCATCTGGCCGACCACTGCCACGGGGATGACCGACCGGAATGCCCGATCCTTGCGGATCTGGCCGAGCCAACAGCGGCGGAGTCGCGTTCGCAGGGTCCACATAGGACGCCTCGGTTTGGGGCCGACACGCCCGCCTCCTCGCGTAACCGCGGCGTCAGATGA
- a CDS encoding heavy-metal-associated domain-containing protein: MLRFHIPNMTCGGCAKSVKKALLSVDPQARIETDPPTRQVRVDSDMDGGAFLSALSEAGYPDERSA, encoded by the coding sequence ATGCTTCGTTTCCACATTCCAAACATGACATGCGGCGGCTGCGCCAAGTCCGTCAAGAAGGCACTGCTCAGTGTGGACCCCCAAGCCCGCATCGAAACCGACCCACCGACGCGTCAGGTGAGGGTCGATAGCGACATGGACGGGGGCGCGTTCCTCTCAGCGCTCAGTGAGGCTGGGTACCCGGACGAGCGATCAGCCTGA
- a CDS encoding IS3 family transposase (programmed frameshift) has translation MSSKRYTDEFRAEAVKQVLERGFTVADVAARIGIPKHTLYDWVQKAKKAGKAAAGSALVGTDSAEIRRLKAELRRVTEERDIPKKSRRVLCQGVRAKYAFMRAHIGEFRLVAMCRVLGVHRSGYYAWVRQSASLREREDQRLLGLIKHFWLASGGVYGHRKITLDLREAGETCSRHRVQRLMKAEGLRAQVGYGSKPRHRGGPVGAVDNVLNRDFAPDAPNKVWVTDITYIRTYEGWLFLAAVMDLYSRQIVGWATAPTMTSDLVLQALVAAAWRRKPGPGVMVHSDQGSQFTSSDWQSFLKVHRMVPSMSRRGNCHDNAVAESFFSVLKKERIKRRIYPTRAAAASDVFDYIEMFYNPVRRHGSAGDVSPVEFERRYAQSGR, from the exons ATGAGCAGCAAGCGATACACGGATGAGTTCAGGGCGGAGGCGGTGAAGCAGGTGCTCGAGCGGGGCTTTACGGTGGCGGATGTGGCCGCGCGGATCGGGATCCCCAAGCACACGCTGTACGACTGGGTGCAGAAGGCGAAGAAGGCCGGGAAGGCAGCCGCAGGCTCTGCGTTGGTGGGGACCGACTCGGCGGAGATACGCCGCCTCAAGGCCGAGCTCCGGCGCGTGACCGAGGAGCGCGACATTC CTAAAAAAAGCCGCCGCGTACTTTGCCAAGGGGTAAGGGCGAAGTACGCGTTCATGCGTGCGCACATCGGCGAGTTCCGACTGGTCGCGATGTGCCGGGTGCTGGGCGTGCACCGCAGCGGCTACTACGCCTGGGTCCGGCAGTCGGCCAGCCTGCGTGAGCGCGAGGATCAGCGGCTGCTGGGGCTGATCAAGCACTTCTGGCTGGCCAGCGGTGGCGTGTATGGCCACCGCAAGATCACGCTTGACCTGCGCGAAGCGGGCGAGACCTGCAGCCGCCACCGCGTGCAGCGGCTGATGAAGGCCGAGGGTCTGCGGGCGCAGGTCGGCTACGGGAGCAAGCCGCGACATCGCGGTGGCCCGGTGGGTGCGGTCGACAACGTGCTCAACCGCGACTTCGCCCCCGACGCGCCGAACAAGGTCTGGGTCACCGACATCACCTACATCCGCACCTACGAGGGCTGGCTGTTCCTGGCGGCGGTGATGGACCTGTACTCGCGGCAGATCGTGGGTTGGGCCACGGCGCCGACGATGACCAGCGACCTGGTGCTGCAGGCCCTGGTGGCGGCGGCATGGCGGCGCAAGCCGGGACCGGGCGTCATGGTGCACTCCGACCAGGGCAGCCAGTTCACCAGCAGCGACTGGCAATCGTTCCTGAAGGTGCACCGGATGGTGCCGAGCATGAGCCGCCGCGGGAACTGCCACGACAACGCGGTGGCCGAGAGCTTCTTCAGCGTCCTGAAAAAGGAGCGGATCAAGCGGCGGATCTACCCGACCAGGGCCGCGGCGGCCTCGGACGTGTTCGACTACATCGAGATGTTCTACAACCCGGTTCGTCGGCATGGTTCCGCTGGCGATGTCTCACCGGTAGAGTTCGAAAGGCGCTACGCGCAAAGCGGCCGATGA
- a CDS encoding MBL fold metallo-hydrolase, with amino-acid sequence MTSTSRPTLQFLGAAGTVTGSRYLVEANGQRVLVDCGLFQGYKQLRERNWAPFPVDAASIDAVILTHAHLDHSGYLPALVKQGFRGRIHCTHGSVALCGLLLPDSGHLLEEEAKYAARKGYSKHKEPRPLYTEEDARRSLKQLQGHDHERDIEVAPGFTVRFHPAGHILGAAHVSLDVQGQRLHFSGDLGRQQESLMNPPTPLPACDVPVCESTYGNREHVPIDQEAELAPIIRRVAARGGVIVIPAFAVGRAQALMLHIARLRERKEIPRVPVYLNSPMAINATRHYHAHHSEHHVSEEDCQRMFDVATFVNTVEESKALNRQRGPMIIISASGMATGGRVLHHIEAFGPDDRNAILLAGYQAGGTRGAALAAGKRTLRMFGREVPIRAEVVQLEGFSGHADAEELLDWMRTAPSAPRIVYLTHGEPDAADTLRGRVQRELGWRARVPEHLERVGLEDAQ; translated from the coding sequence ATGACCTCGACTTCCCGCCCGACGCTGCAGTTCCTCGGTGCCGCCGGTACCGTCACCGGATCGCGCTACCTGGTCGAGGCCAATGGCCAGCGCGTGCTGGTCGACTGCGGCCTGTTCCAGGGCTACAAACAGCTGCGCGAGCGCAACTGGGCACCGTTTCCCGTCGACGCGGCATCAATCGATGCGGTGATCCTGACCCACGCCCACTTGGACCATTCGGGCTACCTGCCCGCACTCGTCAAGCAGGGGTTCCGCGGCCGGATCCACTGCACCCACGGCAGCGTGGCGCTGTGCGGACTGCTGCTTCCCGACAGCGGGCACCTGCTGGAAGAAGAGGCGAAGTACGCCGCGCGCAAGGGCTACTCGAAGCACAAGGAGCCGCGACCGCTCTATACGGAAGAGGACGCCCGTCGCAGCCTGAAGCAGCTGCAGGGACATGACCATGAACGCGACATCGAGGTCGCGCCCGGCTTCACGGTGCGCTTCCACCCCGCAGGCCACATCCTGGGCGCCGCCCACGTCAGCCTGGATGTCCAGGGGCAGCGCCTGCACTTCAGCGGCGACTTGGGACGGCAGCAGGAATCGCTGATGAATCCGCCGACGCCCCTGCCCGCCTGCGACGTACCGGTCTGCGAGTCCACTTACGGCAATCGCGAACACGTCCCGATCGACCAGGAAGCGGAATTGGCCCCGATCATCCGCCGTGTTGCCGCGCGCGGGGGCGTTATCGTCATCCCCGCCTTTGCTGTCGGCCGCGCCCAGGCGCTCATGCTGCATATCGCCCGGCTGCGTGAGCGCAAGGAGATCCCTCGCGTGCCGGTGTACCTCAACAGCCCGATGGCGATCAACGCGACCCGGCACTACCACGCCCACCATTCCGAGCACCACGTGTCCGAAGAGGACTGCCAGCGGATGTTCGACGTGGCCACCTTCGTCAACACGGTGGAAGAGTCGAAGGCGCTCAACCGCCAGCGCGGGCCGATGATCATCATCTCCGCCAGCGGGATGGCGACCGGGGGGCGCGTGCTGCACCACATCGAGGCGTTCGGCCCCGATGACCGCAATGCGATCCTGCTGGCGGGCTACCAAGCCGGCGGAACACGCGGTGCCGCGCTGGCGGCGGGAAAGCGCACGCTGCGCATGTTCGGTCGGGAGGTCCCCATCCGCGCCGAGGTGGTGCAGCTGGAAGGGTTTTCCGGTCACGCCGACGCCGAGGAGCTGCTGGACTGGATGCGCACCGCGCCGTCCGCGCCGCGCATCGTCTACCTCACCCACGGCGAGCCCGACGCAGCCGACACGCTGCGCGGGCGCGTGCAACGCGAGTTGGGTTGGCGCGCACGGGTGCCGGAGCACCTGGAGCGCGTTGGACTGGAGGATGCGCAATGA